Genomic DNA from Schistosoma haematobium chromosome 1, whole genome shotgun sequence:
TAAGTCAGTGCCCTAAATCCATGAGAACAATACTAATTAAATCAAGTATGCTCTCCATCTATTGCAGTCGAAATGACAATGTAGAAAATAAGGTGACCTATTTCAACTTTAATACTTGTCCAGCTAAACTTTTAGTAATTAAATCCAATGAGTATGTAAGAGCATGTAGATGATCATTCTTAAGACATTGGCCAAAGATAGTTTTATTCATAAACACGTATAGAAGTAGTTTCCCTTTACCTTAATATTACTGAATTTGTCATAAATTGTTTTTCTTGAAATCGATAAAGATGTATTGAGAAAAATATTTCccgttatttaaatatatagatACTCTTATACTATGGTCTTTTATCATGAATTATCACACCTAGTTTTATTGAGGTTAATAGAAATAAAGATTTCCGtgtctttattttcattttgataattttaGGAATACTCTTAACTGTGTTTGAACTCTATTGTAAACTTCAAAAGAACATGTTTATGCTATTTGATAACGATATCAAGTTTGTTCGcttaaaattaaaatacatGACCTAATTATTTAAATggttaaatagaatgaaactttGACTGGCTCAAGTTAGATTTCACATGTCGCTTATGTGAAATGGATATTTCCCCATAAATTTTTTAACGCATTTGCATGTCATTGTTTGGCGTTCATTTAGTGGATGAATTCTGAATATAAAAGCATGATTTTCAATGAAGATTTGATATCAGTCTCTAACTTTCACTTTATTTGCTATGTTTCATCAAGAAGATTAGGATGCGTTATAGTAGCATATCCATAGTTGATATGTGTAGATAGCTTTTTAACTGTTGAAAGTAAAGTTGCTAAGGAAAATTTTACGCTTATATGTGTTAATGGTACAGTCAATGAACGGGAAAAGTTTCGAAAATGTTATATATTGCACTTTTATTAAGCATTGAGAAAAAATCGGTATTCTTACACACCTATATCaatcattcatttgaaaaaatgGACAATGTTCGAAAATGGATgggtttaaaataaatattttgctgaatatttatattttcgtTAGACATTTTCGATTTTAACTTAAGTTAGATTTTACTCCTCATAATCTATACATCTACACGTTAATGAATTATGATGAACTTATTGTTATGTCCTGAGATTATACGAATATCGCCAAATACGATTTACCAATTTAGATACGTTGACCCACACGATCAAACTAATGAATCATACACCAGTATGCCGATTGGTACCTTTTCCGCTTAGCTCTGTCTGTTAAATCCAGGAtgccaatctcagcctccgcgatACGAATCGTATGTTTCTAACATACCGGATTAACATACAAACAAATCAGACCACATTACATCATAAAATCGAAAATAACATtcgtacaagatcaagccaaaaatgaCTGTGATTGTGAGAAACTGTGACTAACAGATTGAGAATAACAGTATAACAGTAACCAATGGATCAAATAAACGGTTATGatgaaaggaatatgaatattcatatgatatatttacttaatagtcatacaataagaatattcgtATATTATTAGTCCATCAATAATTGGTAGAGGTTACTATTCATTTATCCTCGTCCGAATATAACAAATGCAATATCAGTAAAATCCACCTTTGGTATTTTTATTAGTAAACAAATGCTCATGGTGAAGTTATACATATTCAATTTGGTTAAGATAAACTTTGATCATACAATCAGTAGACAGTTTACCTTGACTTTTTTCTACATTTTCCAAGTTGATATCACTTCCTTAATTTGAAAAATTTTTAGCAAAATCCACTTTTATTAACAAATTTTTATTGTAGGTagttaaaattttctttttttcataatCTGTAGCAGTCGACTAAACATTTTTCATCTTGCCGCAGTAAACTTTGAGTATAACTTCTTAAATAAGGCGGCAATCAAATAAAGCATAGATTATTTCTGTGGCTCTTGAAAATACCAAAATATACATAATTGTCTAGaaacttatatctgattggAAACGGCAATTTATTTGTCCTTTTGATATATTGCTTAGAGAAAAAggtcagttatatatatatattagcaaTGTACCAGCTTAATTGCTTTATGAAAGTTATTGGTTTACTGCCGCTCATATAAGATTGGTAAAGTCTAATTTCATAGTGAAATATTTGTAGGTGGTATTCCTTAGGATATTGATCTTAGCTGTAGTAGCATTGAAACTAGGAAgaactgaacagccgtttcatctATGACCAACTTATATATCAAACTCAGAACCTTCGGTGGTTTTAAAGAATCATTAACCTCTGAAACCACCAGGTTACTGTAAGATTGTGCATAACACCAACAACAAGAAACAGCAATGCAACTATATGTTCATTTAACCATTTCACTCTAGACATGTCTGAATCCCACCGACCACATTTCCTCCAAGAATGTTGAGAAATCATTCTGAAGTAATTCACTGGTAGGAACATTATTACAGTCCGGATGAAGTGGTAAGTGGGGATTTTTTTTATTCTGCAGGTGGTGTTAGCGTCATAGTACAAGGAAATAACTGTCTTTTGCTCATTGATCTGTGGTGGTACCGAAACTGAAATCAGTCACTAAATAATGTCACTTGTGAAACATAACAATCAACAAATCCACTACATTATAACGTAAGTGTTAAATAAAATGGATTCAGATTCATACAAACCCATAAAAATTATCAAGCTGATGTACTGAAAtaaaatcgtatatatatatatatatagttaaccACTGATGTAAATTTATTAACTACTAGAATATCTAAACTCTGAATAAGGAAAACCACATTTATAGGTGTTAATGAATAATCGAATCAAATGAATTCCTTACATAAAAATTCATggatatattttgttttactatTTACTGAAGTGAATATTACAAGAATAAACAAATGTATTTGCATATATCTAATGATCATAAGACAGAATTGAACATCGACTATCACAAAATTAATCACTTGATGTTAGAGTTATTCCTGTTTCATATCCGTTTATGTATTCATATACCTTCTATATCCATATTTTTTAATGCATTATATAACTAATTTTAGTAAGTCTTTGATGTTTAGGCCTGtaattgaacatcaactctgggatgtaggtaaATCTAGCTGTCAAGtctaaaataggacgaaacgtgtgtcccagatttcactactagccaccatccatctgtGATTCTAAAGTTTgagacttaaggcaatatcaaggcaatccgtacagtatgtacatataccaataagagattaatcaattgcagtcctaaacatcaatgggaacatttaaacaaccaataaaaaaatgaattaaataaaatgttatttacttGCAAATTAGTTATGAAACGAACTGCTCATATTCTTCAAAACAACATAATGTGTTTGcataaatgattatattatatcactttaatttattcaataaatacaaCCGGGTTTCTtacatttgaaaatatatttatttattaaataattgtttcAGGTAAATGTTTAGTTGTATTACAATAATACACTTACGATAGTAAATGCATCTCACTCTgggaataataatgatatgataTAGTTCATATATTGGTCAACTTTATTCAATGTAATGAGATCAATAATTTTCAAGGTCTGAAATCAATTCAATAACATCTTTCACCTAAAATAACTGAGGCATATCATGTATATTGGTCTTGTTTTTTATTAAGCTGACATTACTTATGATTTTTTGGTCCATTGGTTTAtattttccattattattattattattattattatcccgtatttcattcttttgttttcttttatgacAATTCATTTTCCAATGACATAAATGATTTAAACTACGAATAATTGTTTGACGAAATGTTGTACAAGAAATGCAATAACCGAAGAAATTAATTgcattatttgtaaatattaacaTAACTAAACCATATTTAATTTGATCATGAGTATGTTTTGGCATATtgtgaaaataattgaaataagaTGACAGAAAAGTAAAAATTGTGCCTGGTAATGTACAAATAACATGAATTATAGTTAATGCTGTTAATAATTTGATGACACCTTCTGGTCGACGAGTTGAACGTTTACATCGTGTATCTCCATGTTGTAGTTGATTTGTTGATTCTGGTTGATTAATTGATTTTCGATCTAATTTACGTTGTAGTTTACTTGAATGTGTACTATTAGATATAATGTTTGTATTAGTTGTATTACTAACCATAGATGTAGTATTGGCATGACATCTCATCAACCGACGTTGATTACgcaattttatataaataattacattacttgtaaataatattaaataaggAAGAACTGCAAAACTTATAAGATCGAACTTCATAAAAAttctaaaaataaattcatattctgatacaaatgtacatttaaatgaTTCTTTTTTAGTTGAATTTTCTATAAACATTTTATGTGTATTAATGGTCCCACTCGTTCTGGTTTGATTGATTTTATACAAATTTATTGAATCTATTTGAGATTGTTGTGATTTATGTTCACCCATCATCCAAAAGTGTGGTGAATTTTTTATAGCTACACTTAAAGCAAAACATATCATACCAATTATCACAGAATTTAATGTTACTAATTTAGATGCTTTATAAGGTAGGGTAACAACAAGTAACCGTTCGACTGCAACAGCACATAATACACCAACAGCAAAATCTGTTGAAAATCCTACAGCAAAAACATGAATTTTACAAGTTAATGGACCAGTTGAACGTAAATCCCATCCACAAACTTCCATTAACCAATAACGTAATACAGCAGTTAATAAGACTAAATTATCGGCTATAgctagaataataataattaaacgaGTTGTCAAACGATTTGACCGATCACCTCCCATTATAATAGCGCTAATAATATTACCAGGTAGaccaaataataatagtaaacttGCATAAACTTTTATAATCAATTTGCCTATATCTGGAGAATAGTTAGATTccattataaaatatattttaattaaacataGACATTTTAATGTACATAGGTCACATTACTTTTCACAGTacaatattaaatatatatgtagttCATTGTAACAAAAAGTCGTAATACAATTGAAACCATTTAGTCTCATATTATAGATTATTTGTCAAAATAGATAGGATACATTATGTGAATTGTAATTATTGTATAACCATTTATTTCCtattaagtattattatttttcttatttatttcacaTTTATTCACTAGCCAATAAGTGAATGGATAAATACAAAGTAATTTTTTATTGGATAACATTTGTAACCAATCATTTCAAAATGTAGTTCGGAGActttggcacaatttattttatatttattttaatatctaattattattactgtataaTCAATATAcatagttattattttttttgttgttaactTTTTATAATGATTTTGGTTGATTTCTTTCCACCATGAATTTCTTATATGATCAATATAAAtgtaattatcagaaggggtttgtgaagattttagaaatttcacagattggaatcatgagtcagttgaagctagaccaccatggaaaacctggcgcgagaccgataggtcctggattcgaatctcgcggggtgcaggatcgtggatgcgcactactgaggagtcccatattaggatgaaacggccttccagtgcttccaggtttcccatggtggtctagctttaattgattcatgatttcgatTTGATAAATGTCATTCGTTGAAACAGATATTCACTGtataacattttaaattatGTAAGCTGTTTCATAATGGGAACGTAAATACACGTTTAGATGATAATCTATAGTATAtggttttaaaatattattgtttCTATTGATGTGAACATGGTATTGAAATAAATAGGAAAGTATGTTAATGCATTCAATTAATTTGATTGCATGATGAGCCAGTATTCAATGGTTTACTAGTTTAACTTTAGACAATGAGTTCAACTTGGGTCTACTAGTGACCTCAACAGAATTCAATATCATCTACAATCTTCCATACTAACAACTATCATGTGTTCAGTAATGATTAACTTCAAGAGCACATTCTCAGGATTCTACTGAGCAAAGTCCAGTGGTGTTGGTTGTGAAGCAGATATCCACTGAATACAATAGAAAAATTGTTTTAGATTATTTCCAGGTTGACTAAAGTTAGGTATATAAATCATCAATAAATCTCAGTAGTTTAAAGGTTAGGCTCTCACAATGATACATGAAACTTCTTTATTCAATCCTCAGTGAGGTCATGAATAATCATTACTAAGGAGTACTttattatgaaaacaaaaacaagcTATACAATGGTTTGtaattttcaatgaataatctagcttatgtcagttcgtgatttcgTTACTAAAACTGAATGGTGGTTTGAATTTTTccaaacaaaataaagaaagaatTTTATTTGTTCTAGTTATATGTTAGGAAGATTAATATATCATATCACGGAGATCTTTGCGTTGCATAAGTCAGCAAAGTTTAATGATTTTCAAAACCCATACTTTTCTCTAAAGAATTTATTCGTTTAGTTTCGACCACTATTATTCCTATACCTAATATATCCTGTTTCCGTAGTATGACGTTCGACTACTAAAAAAATTCTCAGAAGGATTTTCAGTAATTATAGTGTTGTTTTTTCGTTTAACTAAAAAAACGTTTTCTATTCAACTCAACCACATAAGTATGTAGAAAAATCATTAACCATTTCGCACTCATTTATGATCAGTATatgtttcatttttatataaataaaaactactcaatattatattaataattaatttaggTTGGGAATCATCAtcaataaacaaggaggatcggatgcgaacgtaaaggcgaggattgacaaaccaagggtcgcattcctacaattgaagaacatatggaactcaaaacaactttcaaccaatattaaagtgagaatcttcaatacgaacatcaagggagttctactgtacggagctagaacgtggagaactactaaaacCGTCATctagaaggtacaagtatttataaagagTTGTTTACGTAAGATTTTCAATgttcgttggccggataccatcagcaaagGGGAGAGGATAAACcagagaggacaaaccagcttacaactgaagaggaaattatggaCACACGGTttaagtggatagaacatacctTGAGGAAACcgtcaaactacatcacgaggcaagcgcttacttggaatcctgatgggaaacggaaaagagaaaggccgAAGAACACGCCTGTTGGGATATGACTGTGaaaatgctgctgattaaggggtagcgaattattgatcggaccaaagacgcgcaaacacgtagaacggcctagggttctgattgaccctgcttccctgtctagcccagccggttgagtccagaacacaagtctcagcctcggatatatgaatcattttatttcaaacacactctgtttatatactaatcaagcagaccacatcgtaccataaaatagaaaataacattgtacaatattgaccagtaggaaaatgacacgtgaaataagcaCTGACCAATAAGAGAATAATGCCATCTCCAAGTCCaagaatagcattagacttaatagaataatttttgggatattttcctgaatatcccaacaacaCCACGTTGGGAAATGGAAGCAGGTATGAAAAcgataaatagcaactggagACAACTAGGAAGGATTTCCaaggacagggttagatggagtGTGCTATTGGGTCtgaggcgtaagtaagtaaatatgatctatttcaTCTTATATTAGGCCACATTTTGTTTGAATTCACttaatagaaagaaagaaataatttCACGTTCATGACTGTAATAGGAAAAAGGAAGTAAGAACAAGGAAGGAATAAATAGAATTGAGAAAAATTCTAATAAGTTTTCCGTTAGACGCATGAGACaaaataatacataaataaaacgCTAAATCAGTAAACTCTCCGTTTATTATTCTAGGCTATGTCATCGATTTCTTAAATGTTCATGCTATTATCTCTCATCGTTATATAGAAAAGATACTGATTAATACTACTTTACCTTCTATAACATTAAAATATATCAGTGACATTCACTACAATCAGTGGTACAGTTTAAAAATGTCTAAGATTTAAAGTAATCAAACATTACAGGTCTTACTGTGTTTTCTTCTCAACAAAGTAGTATGTTGACATACAAGTTCGTTAACATGCCAAATGCATTAGGAGTTAATAATCGATAAATATTTTGCCCAAAATCATGAAGATACTTGTTATTAATTCTATTGgcttatattttattgtttcgGATCATTTTTTATAAATCTCTATTGGGAACAGAACCAATACTTTGGGATTAATCATACATGCAATTTCATTATGTTTTAGATAATGCATCGGAGTGCGAATTTCAATCTATATgagatttcaatggttaagatcatgagtcagttgaagctagaccaccatggcaaacctggaagtactggacggccgtttggttctattgtgggactcctcagcgaggtcgtggatgcgcgctgctgaggagtctcacaataggacgaaacggccgtccagtgctttcaggttttccatggtggtctagcttcaactgactcatgattttaaccattgaaattactattatatccacaaaacccatctgatatatgAGATTTGTTAATAATGTATATTCAAACCacaatattgttatttttattaaaagtcATAAAGGAAGGCCAGTCTTTTAACTATCAAGataatttca
This window encodes:
- a CDS encoding hypothetical protein (EggNog:ENOG410V8BA~COG:T), giving the protein MESNYSPDIGKLIIKVYASLLLLFGLPGNIISAIIMGGDRSNRLTTRLIIIILAIADNLVLLTAVLRYWLMEVCGWDLRSTGPLTCKIHVFAVGFSTDFAVGVLCAVAVERLLVVTLPYKASKLVTLNSVIIGMICFALSVAIKNSPHFWMMGEHKSQQSQIDSINLYKINQTRTSGTINTHKMFIENSTKKESFKCTFVSEYEFIFRIFMKFDLISFAVLPYLILFTSNVIIYIKLRNQRRLMRCHANTTSMVSNTTNTNIISNSTHSSKLQRKLDRKSINQPESTNQLQHGDTRCKRSTRRPEGVIKLLTALTIIHVICTLPGTIFTFLSSYFNYFHNMPKHTHDQIKYGLVMLIFTNNAINFFGYCISCTTFRQTIIRSLNHLCHWKMNCHKRKQKNEIRDNNNNNNNNGKYKPMDQKIISNVSLIKNKTNIHDMPQLF